The sequence CGAGGGGTCGGTGTAACACCAGGAAGCCATGGCGCAGTCTTCGCACCGGCCTTCGGGGTGGGGGCGGGGAAAAGGGATGATGATGGCCATCGCGCACCTCCCCAAAAACGGTCAGGGTTCATAAAAGCTTATTACCAGCGCGATGAAAATATGAAAGCCGCCGGTTGCCCACGGCGGCTTGAAGATACATGACTTACCGGTCCGCTCCCCGTTGGACAAAGGTGTGGCAGTCCGTCTCTACGTCGGTGTTGGCCCCTCCGCCGGTTACGTAAATCCCCGTAGCGTTGCAACGGTTCCCGGCGTCCCAGAAATTGCAGTTTTGAACGGTGCAGGTGATCGTCGGCACGGCCTGTTTGCCTGGCACGAAGGCCTCTTGGAGCACACCGCCCCAGTTCGTATTGTCCAGAGAGGCAACCATCGTTCCCAGCCCGCGCTTGCTGAAGGTCTTGCATTTCGTTCCTTCCGATTCTTTTGGCATATCGCCCTGTTCATTTAAAATGTCGATATTGGCGGCGCCGCAGATCTTGCCCGGCAACCAATGGTTGCAAGTCGACACCTCACAGACCACATCCGGTCTTCCCATGGAACCACCTCCTAGCGGTAATATGGGCGAAGACGCGTGAAACTATGTATTGACCAAGATTCTCGTAGCATTGCGAGTAAGAATCTGCTAACATAGTGCATGATATCTTAAAGAGGAGGAAACACACATGGATTCCCAACGCAAAAGATGGGCGCTCCCCCTGGCCCTGCTCGTCAGCGCCGGCATGCTGGCCTCCAGCGTGCTGACAGGCTGCTCGTCCGGGAAAGGGGCTCAAAATACGCCTGAAGCGAGCGAGATCATCATCGGCGGCAACTATGAACTCTCGGGCGGCAACGCCACCTACGGCGCGGCGGCCGTCAACGGCATCAAGCTCTACATCGATGACCTGAATGAAAAGGGCGGGGTGCTCGGCAAGAAGGTCAAGTTCGTCTCCCTCGACAACAAATCGGAAGCCGGTGAAGCCAGCAACGTCGCTGCCCGGCTGATCAACCAGGAAAAGGCCGTCGCCATTCTGGGCGGCGCAGCCTCCAGTTCCACCGTCGGTTTTGTCAAGCTGGCCAATGACAAAAAGACCCCTGTCATCTCCTCCTCGGCCGTCGCCGCAGAGGTGACCGTCGACGAAACAGGCAAGACGCGCGACTACGTTTTCCGCGCCTGCTTCACCGCCCCCTTCCAGGGCGAGGTGATGGCCCAGTACGCCCTCGATTCGCTGAAGCTGAAAAAGGCCGCCATCCTGGTGGACAACCAGTCCCCTTACAGCAAGGGATCCGGCAAGGCCTTCAAGGACTACTTTGTCAAGAACGGCGGTCAGGTCGTCGCCGAGGAAGGCTACGTCACCGGCGACAAGGATTTTCGTTCCGTCCTCACCCGGATCAAGGGCGTAGACGCCGAACTGATCTACGTCCCCGGCTACTATGAGGAAGCCGGGTTCATCGTCAAACAGGCCCGTGAACTGGGCATGACCCTGCCGGTCCTGGGCGGCGACGGCTGGGATTCGCCGACTCTCGCCAAGATCGCCGGCGCCGAGAACCTGAACAACACCTTCTTCAGCACCCACTACTCGGAAGAGGAAAAATCCGCCCGCGTGCAGGACT is a genomic window of Heliomicrobium undosum containing:
- a CDS encoding DUF1540 domain-containing protein, encoding MGRPDVVCEVSTCNHWLPGKICGAANIDILNEQGDMPKESEGTKCKTFSKRGLGTMVASLDNTNWGGVLQEAFVPGKQAVPTITCTVQNCNFWDAGNRCNATGIYVTGGGANTDVETDCHTFVQRGADR
- a CDS encoding ABC transporter substrate-binding protein, which codes for MDSQRKRWALPLALLVSAGMLASSVLTGCSSGKGAQNTPEASEIIIGGNYELSGGNATYGAAAVNGIKLYIDDLNEKGGVLGKKVKFVSLDNKSEAGEASNVAARLINQEKAVAILGGAASSSTVGFVKLANDKKTPVISSSAVAAEVTVDETGKTRDYVFRACFTAPFQGEVMAQYALDSLKLKKAAILVDNQSPYSKGSGKAFKDYFVKNGGQVVAEEGYVTGDKDFRSVLTRIKGVDAELIYVPGYYEEAGFIVKQARELGMTLPVLGGDGWDSPTLAKIAGAENLNNTFFSTHYSEEEKSARVQDFIAAYKAKYGENPEALGALGYDAAAILVDAIKRANSTDPEKVREALIATKDLQAVTGTISFDAQHNPVKSAVVVEVKNGKFTFKDKITPKS